In Nicotiana tabacum cultivar K326 chromosome 10, ASM71507v2, whole genome shotgun sequence, the DNA window tgccgaggattgatgatttgtttgatcagtttcagggtgacACGATATTttttaagattgacttgagatctggttaccatcagttgaggattagggcatctgatgtccctaagacagcttttcgcactcggtacgggcattatgagttcttggtgatgtcatttggattgacaaaTCCCCTagaagcttttatggatttgatgaaccgagtgttcagaccttacttggattcatttgtgatagtcttcattgatgacattttgatttattcccgcagccggTAGGAgtatgagcaacatttgagagtggttcttcagactttgaaagatagtcagttgtatgctaagttttcgaagtgtgagttctagttgagttcagccgctttcttgggtcatgttgttttagcagagggcattcaggtagatccgaagaagatagagacaGTCAAGAACTatcctagaccagcatcagctacatagatctggagtttcttgggtttggtaggctattatcgtcgctttgtggaggggttttcatctattgcaaccccgatgaccaggttgactcagaagggtgcccagttcaggtggtcggacgagtatgaggcgagctttcagaagctcaagacagctttgactacggcgccagtgttggttttgcccacaggttcagggctatatacagtttattgtgatgcatctcgtattggacttggtacggtgttgatgcaggatggcaaggttattgaatatgcttcacgtcagttgaagattcatgggAAGAACTAtacggttcatgatttggagttagcagccattgttcacgcgttgaagatttggaggcattatctgtatggcatggcatgtgaggtgttcacagatcacaagagtttgcaatacttgttcaagcagaaggagctaaatttgaggcagaaaaggtggttggagatattgaaggattatgatatcaccgtcttatatcatccgggaaaggccaatgtggtggccggtgTTTTGAGTAGGAaatcagccagtatgggcagtttcgcgtatattctggtcggtgagagaccgcttgccttggatattcagactttggccaatcagttcgtgatgttggatgtttctgagcccaaccgtgtgttatcttgcacagtcactcgttcttctttattggagtgtatccgcgatcgacaatatgatgatcctcatttatgtGTCcctagagacacggtgcaacacggaggtgccaagcaagttaccttaggagatgatggagttttgaggcttcagggtcgagtttgtgtgcctaatgtggatggactccgagagttgattttagaggaggcccatagtttccggtactctattcatccgggcgccactaagatgcatcaggatttgcggcagcattattggtggaggagaatgaagaaagatattgttgcatatgtggctcggtgtttgaattgtcaacaagtaaagtatgagaatcagagacttggtggtttgttttagaggattgagcttcccgagtgaaaatgggagcatatcactatggactttgttgtgggactcccacggactcagagaaagttcgatgtattgtggataggctgactaagtcagcacatttcattcttgtggcagtctcctattcttctgaaaggttagctgagatctatatccgggagattgtttgtctttatGGTATGCCCATGTCTActatttctgatcgaggtacgtagtttatctcgcatttctggagagtcaTTCAACGTGATTTGGgtacacgggtcgagttgagcacaacattttatcctcagacggacgggtagtccgagcgtactattcatattttagaggatatgctccgagcttgtgtcattaactttggaggctcgtggaatcagtttttgcctttagcggagtttgcctacaacaacagctaccagccgagcatccagatggctccttataaggctttatatggtaagcGGTATCGATcgccgattggatggtttgagccgggagaggctcggttgttgggtacggatctagtacaggatgccttagacaaggtcaggattattcaggataggcttcatacagctcagttcAGGAAAAAGAGTTAcaccgaccgtaaggttcgtgatgtggcattcatgattggcgagcgagtgttgcttcgggtgtcgcctatgaagtgCGTGATGAAATTTGGAAAGAATAGCAAGCTTAGCCCTAAGTTCATTGgctcgtttgagattcttgattgagtgggagaggtggcttacagacttgcgttgttgccgagtttatcagccgtgcatccagtgtttcatgtgtccatgcttcggaagtatcacatcaatccatcccacgtgttagacttcagcactgtccagttggacaatgacttgtcatatgaggaggagccggtagctattttagaccggcaggttcgtcagttgagatcgaagagtttcccttctgttcgtgttcagtggagaggtcagcctgctgaggcatcggcctgggagtccgagtccgatatgcggagccattatccccatcttttctctgactcaggtacttccttcttatgttcgttcgaggatgaacggttgttttagaggtggaggatgggtcatcacttgatttacgaGTAAATTCTGTGTTTCAAGGCCTTACAAGCCTCCTTTTTCCTCACCTCAATTTTCGTGCGCGGTCCGGGCGTATATCCGGAACGATTTTATGTGGAAATGAGATAAAAAtgctaatttggcctttaaaattgaatttaagttgacttcggttaagattttgggtaaacggacctagacctgtgatttgacggtcccggaggatccataggaaaatatgggacttaggcgtatgcccagaatcgaattttgaggtcccaagcccgagaaatgaatttttaaaagaaattgttttactgaaaatataagagtttttagaaatttgattatatttgaaatttatggtattgggcctgtattttggtttcggagcccgatacaggttcaATATAATGTTTGAGTTgcgtctgtaaaatttggtaagaaacggaggtcgtttgacgtgattcggacccgtatttgtgaagtttgaaactttgaaagttttgagatttttcttagatttctatgctaaattccttgtttaagatgttattttggcgatttgatcgcacgagtaagtccgtaggatatttttgagatactgtacatgtttggtttggagccccgagggcttggatgagtttcggataggagTCGGAGTGTTTTTGtacttagaaaatctggtgttTTGCTGTTTACTGGTGTCCAGGTTTTTGTGCTATTCGATCGCATAGGTAGGTTCATGATCGCATAGTGTAGTCTCAAGGGGCCCTATTTTGTGTACTATGCGAACGTACTGACTGGGATgtgaacgcgaagctttgggtatgttgctctacgcgaacgcgtctaAGTTTATGTGAACGCACTGCCTAAGGGGGGTTGGGGAATGGGTTGGCCATAACATTGTGCGAACGCGGCCAATggatcgcgaacgcgtaggccagAGGGATTAagcctatgcgaacgcggccAAAGGCACGCGGACGTATAGAGTACTTGTCTAGTCTTTTTAAAAACAGTAACAAAACAGGTTTtctccaaaatttcataactctTTCATTGAAACTTAAACTTGGGCGGTTTATGAAGAGGGATTTCACCACAAAACCATAGGTATGTGTTCTTagacttgttttcttcaattttcatgaacacccattagatttttaggcctaaatcatgttcttaagggtaaaaagttggggatttgggtagagttagggctttttgaataattggaatttagacctcgttttggggtcgaattccgaaactaattacatattcgggctcgtaggTTAATaggtgatcggattttggtccgaacctcatgttttgaccaagcggctCTGGGgtcaatttttaactttttgggaaaaatgattgaaaacctataattaagcattgggtatgaattctttagcatttattgatgttgttaaatcaatttggactagatacaagtaaattagaggcgaattctaaaggaaaagcggtgtgaGGCTTGAGttagccgtggaagtttgaggtaagtgtctggtctaaccttagcttgagggattaaaagttgtgtcctatttgctatgtgttatttgttgagtatgacgtatagacatggcgacgagtatctatacgttggtgtcaagcatgcccatgagtcttatactatgattaatgtgactctgtttgtattgttcatgccttatgtaatgatttctattgttgagcaaagcttgtggaagtaatattggtatttggatattgaagagcgttggctcaagttgtaaaatgaattgtggaagtataattggcaattgaaccttatagagcattggctcaagttgtgaagtgagttgtgaagtaaatgtgaaaaagagaagaggattattatattgtctcccttgtcgggatgttattgcttttaaTGCTATTTCCCTTGCGGGGATGttgatgattttgatattgttcccttgccggaatttgattgttgtactattgttcccttgccggaattttattgtgattttatttatttccttacccctatttcttgtgattgttgtttggatgagaaagagtgttaaaacacgaagggtgatgtcgtgcattgttttggtgagagagtgttaaagcacgaagggaaatgttgtgtatgattttgtgaggaagagtgtaaaagcacgaagggtgatgtcgtaccgcacgatgtacaattccgtgccatttatattgattttatggtgaggacgagagtaaaaacatgaagggtgatgtcatgcacttgtccttgattttcctgattcttgctggtaattgagttatggtgttctttaagtttatatactgattttctgttgttacttgattttactgttatgttattgattcccttgcccaaattgctttgtgattgttgcttgggtgaggaagagtgtaaagcacgaagggtgatgccgtgcatgatatttgtgagagagtgttaaagcacgacgggtgatgccgtgcatgttatttgtgagagagtgttaaagcacgaagggtgatgtcgtgcacttgtctttgatttcttgatttttgttgataactgagttatggtttctctacatttaattgttggttttctattgatacttgttgtaccccgcagcATGATTCCCCCTCCCTTCCTTAACTTTACATTTCTGCTTTATGTTTTCCGTTGTATataatttaactgcacaggtttatttggtagtctggtcctagcctcgtcactacttcgccgaggttaggctaggcacttaccaacacatggggtcggttgtgctgatactatactccgcactgtgtgcagatcccggtacagCAGCTTCTGAATCTTAGCTTTGGGTTGCTGTCTTCAATCCATtcggagatccgaggtagtcttgcaggcgtccgcaggccttggcgtctccttctatccttttgttttgtttttttttatgtatttcaaAGAGATTGTTGTAATAACTCTTTCGGACCTTTATTTGTAATATTCCTAGACAATCTGtaaaattgtgacaccagtcttgggtagtttaCGTATGGATTGGTATTGTCATCTTTATTAATATATTACATTTCAGTCTTCCGCTTTTAATTTCCGCTGTTTATGTAACGTTAGCCCTTAATTGTTAAAGGataaaaaatgggaaaaaggtaaataattcaaatggttggTTTGCCTAGATTTCacaagtaggcgccatcacgactcccgatggtgaaaaattcgggtcgtgacagactccgaggcctgcgaacgccaggcaggtataccttgaagactCCGAACTGAATTTCTACTCACTGGTGCCTAGCCTGGgtcgaggtacctggatctgcataaaaatatgcagaagagcAGTATGAGTACATCATAACGTACCCAGAAAGTATCAAGCATAATTTTCATAGAGTAGTGATGagaccaggtcaagacacctactaggataagaaaaGAAACTAAAATGGTGTAGTCTAGTCTAATAATGAAAACGAGGAAATAGTGACAATAAAGCAATACAACAAGGTAAATTACAACTTAATTTTAAGCAATAAAGGCAACAAGAAAGAGacacataataagaacactgaGAAAATAATGTGGACAAATACAAGTGGGGTAAGTGagagataacaacaagaatcacaaccgaggtatcgcctcgtaatctcatttcacaatcacaatcacaatctttccttataccgccgtgtgagccttacatttaaatagttttgaaaacattttTACCGAAATAGCCACATGCACTTTAGCCTACCTTATAtcgccgcgtggcttcaagtaattctctTACTCGCAACACGCACACAAATCCCACATTATGCCGTTGCATGCACTTTAGCCCCTATCCTTGTATTACCGCATGTGCATCAATATCACCACACAATAACATCTCATACCACAAGTGCCAATATACCACAACTTTATCAAAGggatcaacaatatcaatatttccacaaaaatagcccatggctcaatcacaatgtacacaagaatttcaacaataacaaaataaaagtgaaaggCTCAACATGAAAAATATCTCAACAAcataacaactttgcctcaatgtgtcATACTGAGATGTGGCGACAGTATTTGTAGACCAAACTATCAAACAAATAaggaattttatttatttatgctatATTATAAACCTAATTATTTACTATTAAAGAAGTTTTCACGTAATTACATATCCTATACATAATTACCAATAGTATACAAAGTAATGTATAGCTCCAATCTTTCCTAtttttcctcctcctcttccCTCGCTCAAGCACGCTTCTCTTGCCTAATTGCCCAAACTGAATCAATCATAGCAATTATTTAGGCCAAAttagtttggggggggggggtgcaaaTTAGCTATTGTCCCTAATCGATTAAGTTAGCTACTTCGATTACTTTGCATTTGGGATGTACGTCTTATCTACGCATGTACAAAAGGAATCCCCTTTTctacaacaaaaagaaaaagaaaaaaggaaaaaaaaaccaCTACTTAAATCGCTCTTGCAAATTTCATGTGCtcttgcgagattgttgttattgttgttgttgtagtgcTTGAATAGCTGTGTGGCACAAATTTTATTCGTACTTAACAATAGAATCAAAAATTTCACATGTTGTTTTATGTGAACTATAATTAGACTTTGTTTGGGTGGGTGAATCTTGAAGACGAGCTTATACTCCATTAatagccattaaaaagttttgtAACTTTCAATTTGTAAATCGagttttacaaaattattatttgttcaaATTAGGTCTTGTTTCAAATGATTGAAAATattctttggagtttatatctcaattttaagTAAATTTGGTGAAGATTTGAGTTAATTTTGATTCAAATtgagattgaaactcgaagagagagacataaataaattatatatattttatatgttaggtGTGCAAACCACATAAAaaatatacacaactaataacTATATGCAAGTTATATGTGTTTGACCAAATTGTATATAAATTTTATGTTTTGAtcaaatttgtatatatttataaaataaaataaaaaactctaACTACTTTTTGTAAATAGAAAAATCTAGCTACACTgggtaaatattatattaattttgtatttattgCTAAAGTTTATCTTTGAAGAGACATTATGAAAGATAAGTCGCTTGCTATGGCGACTTGGTTCATTTTGTCCAATTGTCATGAGAAATATTTCGCTTTTAAAGATCCTCACAGAAAAATCTATTTCTATTTTCTTCTCCAAATGGGAACttgttaaataaaaataaataaataaataaataaataaaatagggAAAACAGAACATAGCTAATTCGAAGAGGGGAAAACATATGACAATGTGAGACTTCTTCCAACATGGCATGTCCATGTTATGCAAATATAATCTTCCTACATTGGTTGGCTTAGCTGAGGGATGTCTCCACTTCGTTAGTTGGTCAAGGATCGAGTCACAGTGGATTAAATTAAAAAAGGAGAAGGATCAAATATATCCTTACACTATCGAAAAATGTTTAAAGATACCCTCCGTTATATTATTTGGTCATATTAGCCCTTACCGTTATACTATcattcaaatatacccctcaatTGGACAGACTGACACCTCAAGATTAAAAAGGCCCACCCCAAATTAAAATACCCAGTTCAATACTAACCTGCTCCTAATAGATCCGTATCCGACCACTTAAAAAATAGAGAATTTTTCACAAAGCACCATCTTTTAGTCCTAATTAGCCATTAATAGAAACCCTTTGCTATATTACGTCCTATAGATATCTTTTATGCAATTCTATAATGTATTTAATGTATTTAAGGTAGTGTATTTAATAATACAACAAAAATTAGCGGCGTACAAAAAGAAAATCCAGCTAATCCTGATATGTATTTACTTGTATTCAAATGTATGTAGCGCTAAATACGTAACGTATCTGCGCAATATCTGGATCGACAAAAATGTTAAAAACGGAAGGaaatcaaatcaattctgatttccCTAATTTTACGCAACAAACATAAAAGTTATCCCATCAATCTGTATTCTTCTCAAACTCAGAAATACATAAACGTGAAAGAAGCGAAGAAACAGAGCAACATGCTTCTATATTGTGCGATTTTCTTCTCCTCCTTATCGATtgatacaaattatatacaaaagaAGGTATAACTCTTCTATATATATGGCAAGCTTGACAGTTTTGTTGCGTCATTCTGGAAAGTGGAACGATGAGGGCAATTATATCGACTTTTCCATTGAGGGAATACTGATTAAGGAGTATGCTTCCTTTAATGATCTAGTTGGTTCAATTTCTAATCAACTGGGTATAGATTTGAGCACAAATACCATTAAAATACAATACAATGTTGAAGGCAATCGCACGCCAATGGAAATACACAATGATATGGGTTACAGAGTGTATGTAGAATTGAAAAAAGAGAACAAAGAATTTGGGATGTATCCTCTGTGCATTACAACTATGGAAAAAGAGCTTATCTCCGGAGATGGTTTAAATTAAGGCGACATTGTGCAGATAGACGAAACAGTTCAAATGTACGATTCCGATACATATGATACACTAGCTATAGAACTTGTCAATTCAGGAGAAGCGATTGGAGTGTTCGAACTCCACAAGGATTTGATAAtttcaaaaactaatcaaaagGAGGTTATGGCTGGACAAGTTTATAAGGATAAGGCTACATTGAAAGAGGTGATGGAGAATTATGCTATAGCTCAAAGGTTTCAATTCCGTGTTGATCGGTCTAATGCTGTCAGGTTTGATGTTTGTTTAACTTTGTTGTATTTAGTTTTATTTGTGTGTTTCCTCCAGATGATGAACACctttgaaaattttatatttgtttAGTATTCTTAATAATATGTATTCAGGTGTATTTTACtattgaaaaaatacaacagTGGCTATGATTATTTTCATATTATGTCTATAATGTTATTAAGTGTTTGATTATTCATACAAAtgtatttagttgtatttatTGTATTTAATCACATCTAACAATATTGGAATTCGTTAGTATACAAAATTACATATACACAGATATCAATTTGGTACTTTATGAATAGGAAGTATATATGTCAGATTCGTTAAGTTGTCTGATGTATGAACTTTTTTTTCCAGCTATGCATTAATATGTATTTCAGAAGATTGTGATTGGAGGTTTAAGGCTTCAAGCATTAACAAATCGGAATTATTCAAGGTGAGATAATTCAATGACAACCATACATGTCCGCTGAAGGATAAAGTGTACGAGCAGCGGCAGACTAGTAGCAGCCTTATAAGTGGTATTATAAGGACAAAGCTTACAAACCATAAGAGAAAATACACTCCGAGGGAcattattgatgatgtgaaatCAGATCTAGGTATTGATGTTAGCTACATGTTGGCGTGGAGGGctaaagaaaaggcaatgaattTTCTTAGAGGTGAACTGGCTGATTCATACAAAAAATTACCAGGATACTTATATACAATGGATAAGACATATCCAGGTTCTCACATAAGAATGGAAAAATCGTCAAAGAATGAATTCATGTATGTGTATATATCATTGTATGCATTTATAAGGGGGTTTGATCATTATAGACCAACTGTTGTAGTGGACGGAAGTCATCTAAAATCCTACTACACCGGGACATTCGTTTCTGCAAGCACGTTGGATGGTGCAGGTGAGTACCTCAATAATAATACAATTTGTTAATATTTAAAGCATTGGAAAACATGTATTTAAAAACAATTATATTCAATTGTATTAAACAGGTCATATATTGTCACTAGCATATGGTGTTATTGATTCAGAGAACGATGCTGCTTGGACgtggttctttgagcaattcaagatagCATACGGTGTAAGGGAAAACATGTGCATTGTTTCGGATAGAAATGAAAGCATCATTAAATCTGCATCGAGAGTGTATCCGGATGTACCGCATTGTGCTTGCATATGGCATCTATGGAATAACGTATACAAGAAATTCAAAAAGAGCCATGCCAAGTTGAGTGAGATATACTTCTCGATGGCAAAAGCATACACACAAACTGAATTTGATAGTCTGATGGAGAAGGTTGAGAAGGTAGATATTAGGGTGAAAGAATACTTAGAGTTAGCTGGTTACGAAAAGTGGGCTAGGTTGTATGCACTTGTTAACAGGGGATGGACAATGACGTCAAATATCGCTGGGTCAATCAATGCAGCACTAGTTTCAGCAAGGGAATTGCCAATATATGACTTCCTCGAAGAAGTTAGGAAGATGTTTGGTCGTTGGAATTGTAGTAACCATAAAGAAGCTACTCAGACATACAAGACGCTTGGAAAAAAATACCAGGAAATGCTGGAGTTGAATGAGACCATGTGTACCCGTATGACTATAAGTTAAATTTTTATGGCATTGCTGTATACAACTGAATACAATTTTTTTTAGGCAGAACTACCCGTTAATTTTTATGAATATTTGCTTGAACTAGTAAATAATATAGATGAATACAGGTAAATACATGTGATTATTAAGACTGTATGCACGTGATAATGAATACAATGGAATTCAGGTGATTGATACAGTTTAAATTGATTGGAAATACCTGAATACAGTTTCTCAAAAAAGGTTGAATACAAATGCATACAAATACAGACTGTAGATCATTACACagtaatacagttgaatacagtTGCTGGAATCAGCTGAATTTAACTGAAATTGGATGAAGTTGCAATTGTCGAAGTTGATAGTAACCATTTAACT includes these proteins:
- the LOC107779973 gene encoding uncharacterized protein LOC107779973 encodes the protein MASLTVLLRHSGKWNDEGNYIDFSIEGILIKEYASFNDLVGSISNQLGIDLSTNTIKIQYNVEGNRTPMEIHNDMGYRVYVELKKENKEFGMYPLCITTMEKELISGDGEAIGVFELHKDLIISKTNQKEVMAGQVYKDKATLKEVMENYAIAQRFQFRVDRSNAVSYALICISEDCDWRFKASSINKSELFKRKYTPRDIIDDVKSDLGIDVSYMLAWRAKEKAMNFLRGELADSYKKLPGYLYTMDKTYPGSHIRMEKSSKNEFMYVYISLYAFIRGFDHYRPTVVVDGSHLKSYYTGTFVSASTLDGAGHILSLAYGVIDSENDAAWTWFFEQFKIAYGVRENMCIVSDRNESIIKSASRVYPDVPHCACIWHLWNNVYKKFKKSHAKLSEIYFSMAKAYTQTEFDSLMEKVEKVDIRVKEYLELAGYEKWARLYALVNRGWTMTSNIAGSINAALVSARELPIYDFLEEVRKMFGRWNCSNHKEATQTYKTLGKKYQEMLELNETMCTQLPVNFYEYLLELVNNIDEYSFSKKVEYKCIQIQTVDHYTVVPSTEYLHIVNDGGRNYTVCLLERKCVCGRFQIDELPCPHAWAILKSKFLMPEEYCSSYYKPSTIVMTYDVPVYPLPDKNDWNIPEHVAEEVVLPPKWKRPPGRPKKKRDKNLSELLLPKNQHSCSICGQGGHNKRTCRNAPRNK